The proteins below come from a single Chryseobacterium sp. MA9 genomic window:
- a CDS encoding AraC family transcriptional regulator has translation MKIFIKNMVCNRCIAAVENIFRNADVKTSAILLGEAETETDVSPEKMQAIEKELLDTGFERIMDSAHQVVEKIKNLIIIKISDLDIAENFLLSEFLSSKLHKDYSALSKTFSQNENITLEQFFILQKIEKVKELLLYNEFNLTEIAGKLGYKSVQHLSTQFRNITGFPPTEFKKLKEHNRKALDNL, from the coding sequence ATGAAAATTTTCATAAAAAACATGGTCTGCAACAGGTGCATTGCGGCAGTGGAAAACATCTTCCGTAATGCTGATGTAAAAACAAGTGCCATCTTATTAGGTGAAGCAGAAACAGAAACTGACGTTTCTCCTGAAAAAATGCAGGCCATAGAAAAAGAACTGCTTGATACAGGTTTTGAAAGAATTATGGATTCTGCACATCAGGTTGTTGAAAAAATCAAAAACCTGATCATCATAAAGATCAGTGACCTCGATATTGCTGAAAACTTTCTGCTTTCAGAATTTCTAAGTTCAAAACTTCATAAAGACTACAGTGCACTTTCAAAAACATTTTCACAAAACGAAAATATCACATTAGAACAGTTCTTCATTCTGCAGAAAATCGAAAAGGTAAAAGAACTTCTTCTCTACAATGAATTCAATCTTACTGAAATTGCCGGAAAGCTCGGCTATAAAAGCGTTCAGCATCTTTCTACTCAATTCCGGAATATAACAGGGTTTCCACCCACTGAATTCAAAAAACTTAAAGAACACAACCGCAAAGCGCTTGACAATCTATAA